The Nostoc sp. 'Lobaria pulmonaria (5183) cyanobiont' DNA window AGAACTGCAACAGCCACTAGAAGCCCATTTATTTTTTACCAACTGCCAATCAAATCGTATTCAAGGGTTTCCCTTTTTTGCTCCCGCATTTATTGGGGAAAATTGCTTCCATATTTACGGGACAGCTGCCTCAAATGGAGCCTCAATCAAACAATGTCTGTACGATCAGATGCTCCAGCCACACTTTCCTTACCCTTTACAGGTAATGCAGTCAGGATTGCAGTTTTACAATCTGACTTCAGAAAGTGACGTGAAGTTAGATGATGTCACCATTACAACTGCATTAATTAATCAAACTCAGCGGTCAGTTGGCTACCGAGTTACTTGGCAAGAATATAGTGTTGCTTACATCACAGATTTGCACCAGAATGCCGATCAAGTGGAGCGAGAGCGGATTTTAGAGTTCATTCAAGGCGTTGACTTGCTGATTGCCAATGCCACTTACACTCCGCCTACGTCTCACAACCATGATTCTGCTGATTTACTCTGGCAAGCTGCGATGAATGCTGCTCTGAGTGCTGGCGTTCAACGGCTAGCTATTTCTCATCATCACCCAGATGACCATGATGATTTTCTTGACCAGGTTCAAGTCGATATTAAATCTGCTTTTCCTCACGCCATACTAGCCCATGAAGGTCTAGTATTAGCTGTTGGTAAGTGATTTAAGACTCCTTAGCACTTTTAAATAATACTAAAGCTATTGTTCTGCTCGACATCGGAACGCATGATCAAGTTTATTAACTATCCGGTGATATCACTACACGCGCTTTGGGCACAGCATTGCTGTGCCCCTACTATTGCACACAATTAAAATTGGCTATCGCCCTTAAGAAGCATTTTGCAACTCAGCTGTGCGTACTGAAAGCTGCTCTGTCTTATTACCTCGCTGCAATTTCACCTGTAATATTTGACCAAGGCGACTGTCTTCCACAACATTCTGCAATTGTTCAGCACTGGTAATAGCTTTACCATCAACTTGAAGAATTACATCCCCGCGCCGGATACCCGCAGATGCCGCTGGAGAATTGGGAACAACTCGCATGACAAAAACACCATTGATTTCTGGTATCTGAATAGGAGAGTTGGGATCAGTGTTATTTTCCTTGGCAAGATCGGGTGTCAAAGTTAGCATTTGCACGCCCAAATAGGGGTGAGCAACTTTGCCATCTCGTTGCAGTTGCGTGGCGATCGCTTTGGCTTTATCAATAGGAATTGCAAACCCAATACCCATTGCATCAGGGCGAATGGCTGTGTTAATACCAATTACTTCACCTTGACCATTTAATAGTGGCCCCCCAGAGTTACCAGGGTTAATGGCGGCGTCTGTCTGAATGAAATCCAAGCGTTTGTCACTAATGCCGACTTGGGCGCTGGAACGTTTGAGGGTACTGACAATTCCCAAGGTAACGGTGTTATCAAATCCCAAAGGATTACCGACTGCGATCGCCCAGTCTCCTACTTGGACATTAGTGGAAGAACCCAAGGGGGCGACTGGTAAATCGTTACCAGCGTTAATCTTGACTACTGCCAAATCTGTGACTTCATCAATACCCTGAACCTTCCCTTCAAAGGTGCGGCCATCTTTGAGTCGGACTGTTACTTTATCAGCCTTATCGACCACATGAGCATTAGTCAAAACTAACCCGCTCTTGTCAAGAATGAAACCTGAGCCTAAACCGCGTAACTGCTGCTCAGAAGGCATCTGTTGGGAGAAACCGTCACCAAAAAACCGACGGAAAAAGGGGTCTTCCATAAATGGATCGACGCGGCGAGTAATTGTCCGCTCAGTATCAATGCGGACAACTGCTGAACCAACACGATTCACTGCTGCTGTGACAAAGCTAGTGCTACCGATCGCAGCACTAGCTGGTGATTGCCGTTGAGCAATCAGTTCTGAAGTATCTCCAGCAGTTATTGTGGGTGCTGGTTCGGCTTGGGAAGGTAACACCTGCAATGTGCTAACCGCTAGCACAACTCCTAGCGCGATCGCTAAAACATGAGTAGTGAATTGACGTAAAGACCGAGATAATTTGGGAAATCGCATAATCACAACCTAATTTATAAGCCTAATTGTTGCTTAGTCGTGACAAATCTATTTACAGTTATTTTTATTTCAGGTTTCGCCTGTTTCCACTACTGGGGTTAGGGCATTTTGCGAACTACCTGTAATCAACTTAATAGAAAATTTCACCCAAAAGCTATTATGGACATTTACCCTTTACAAGTTCGGTTTTTACCCATCAATAAAACTTTTGGATTGCCAATAAGATTAGTCAGATCTCTGTTCTAACTCTAGACTATGGATGAACTAACTTCTGTATAAAATTTCATTCCGACTAGCTGCACCTAGTTGGGGTAAGGAGTTGATGGCTGAATGTGGAGTCAGGGCAACAGGAACAGTTGCAGGTAGTTGTAATTGTTTGACAACACTCTGCAAAAGTTGGTCTTGTCCAGTCCGCAAACCCCAGACATTTGTCCCACGGTTGATAATAGCAAACCAAACCAAACCGCGATCGCGTGTAGGCATGACTCCCGCTAAAGCGCTCACATCCCGGAGAGTGCCAGTTTTGATCACAGTCGCGAGGGGAATGTGTCTAGTGTGTAGTGTCCCCCGGTGGTCGAATCCAGACATGGGGAACAAGTCAGCTAAATTCAGTTGATGTAGAGATGCCTCCGCTTGAATAGCCATAAACATGGCACAAACAGCTCTGGGGGAAATGCGATTTTCCGGGCCCAGTCCAGAACCATTGATTAACTGAATTTCTACTTGTGGCACCCTAGCAAGGTTAGCAGCAGTTGATTGGACTACAGTTGCTCCCCCCACTGAGTCTGCCAGCATCTCTGCCATATCGTTGTTACTATAAACATTCATTTCCTTGAGAAGTTGCTTCAAGGGCAATGAGCGATGACGCAGTAACAAAGTTTGTTGAGGGTTTGGTTGCGCCTCAACTTTCACCGCACCCGCAATTATAACTTGAGGTTTAGGCGTTCCCTTGGGCATGATTGAGTGTGTATAAATCGCAGGGCGACCCCAAGTTGCACGATTTAGTGTTTGCTTGAGCATCAGACCTGCTAGCATCGGCTGACGTTGAAAATTCATGGCAAAACTGCCAGTAATAATCAAATTCCCCTTTACTTGCTTGATGCCCATTTGATTGAGAGTATTACCAAGAGCGATCGCTTCTTCCCAAACAAACAAAGGATCGCCACGGCCTGTAATCACCAAATCGCCCTGCACAACTCCATTTACCACTGGGCCAGTGACACTCACCAAAGTATCAAATTGGTAATCTGGCCCCCAAGTTTTCAAAGCAACTAGTGAAGTGGCGATTTTAGTTAAAGAAGCAGCCGGCAGAGGAGTCGTACCTTGGTGATTTGCCATCAGCATCGGCCCCGACTGCATC harbors:
- a CDS encoding HhoA/HhoB/HtrA family serine endopeptidase, whose amino-acid sequence is MRFPKLSRSLRQFTTHVLAIALGVVLAVSTLQVLPSQAEPAPTITAGDTSELIAQRQSPASAAIGSTSFVTAAVNRVGSAVVRIDTERTITRRVDPFMEDPFFRRFFGDGFSQQMPSEQQLRGLGSGFILDKSGLVLTNAHVVDKADKVTVRLKDGRTFEGKVQGIDEVTDLAVVKINAGNDLPVAPLGSSTNVQVGDWAIAVGNPLGFDNTVTLGIVSTLKRSSAQVGISDKRLDFIQTDAAINPGNSGGPLLNGQGEVIGINTAIRPDAMGIGFAIPIDKAKAIATQLQRDGKVAHPYLGVQMLTLTPDLAKENNTDPNSPIQIPEINGVFVMRVVPNSPAASAGIRRGDVILQVDGKAITSAEQLQNVVEDSRLGQILQVKLQRGNKTEQLSVRTAELQNAS
- a CDS encoding D-alanyl-D-alanine carboxypeptidase, yielding MLELLGSGLVSLWLEMAGVQIKPLDALDALTWQSSPGLVLAPDPNPSGATTVQEYLKKLITSKVVAQNLAESQGIWMQSGPMLMANHQGTTPLPAASLTKIATSLVALKTWGPDYQFDTLVSVTGPVVNGVVQGDLVITGRGDPLFVWEEAIALGNTLNQMGIKQVKGNLIITGSFAMNFQRQPMLAGLMLKQTLNRATWGRPAIYTHSIMPKGTPKPQVIIAGAVKVEAQPNPQQTLLLRHRSLPLKQLLKEMNVYSNNDMAEMLADSVGGATVVQSTAANLARVPQVEIQLINGSGLGPENRISPRAVCAMFMAIQAEASLHQLNLADLFPMSGFDHRGTLHTRHIPLATVIKTGTLRDVSALAGVMPTRDRGLVWFAIINRGTNVWGLRTGQDQLLQSVVKQLQLPATVPVALTPHSAINSLPQLGAASRNEILYRS
- a CDS encoding MBL fold metallo-hydrolase codes for the protein MSNFELSDSQSYITEKSSTLPSSPAGEFIVQFWGVRGLIPTPSKNTNRYGGNTACVEMHVAGKRLIFDGGTGLRILGKTWQELQQPLEAHLFFTNCQSNRIQGFPFFAPAFIGENCFHIYGTAASNGASIKQCLYDQMLQPHFPYPLQVMQSGLQFYNLTSESDVKLDDVTITTALINQTQRSVGYRVTWQEYSVAYITDLHQNADQVERERILEFIQGVDLLIANATYTPPTSHNHDSADLLWQAAMNAALSAGVQRLAISHHHPDDHDDFLDQVQVDIKSAFPHAILAHEGLVLAVGK